One Echinicola strongylocentroti DNA window includes the following coding sequences:
- a CDS encoding family 43 glycosylhydrolase, whose amino-acid sequence MPKITNLKSYLLLPLLFTIWAGTALAQNPLVRDQFTADPSAMVVGDRVYVYPSHDIYCAENNGRENWFCMQDYHVFSSENLTEWTDHGAILHQEDVPWGNPTANSMWAPDCIERNGKYYFYFPDHGKDSSINGKGFTIGVAVADHPEGPFVPEPQPIKGVKGIDPNVFIDDDGQAYLYWSQEHIYGAKLKGNMLELAGDPVILKELPSEGLKEGPYMFKKDGAYYLTYPHVANKTERLEYAVGKSPLGPFDFKGVIMDESPTGCWTNHHSIIQFKGQHYLFYHHNDYSPGFDKNRSIRADSLFFENDESIRKVVPTLRGIGLTQMTDHIQMDRHSALGEQGASIAFLDPSQPFMGWKVTLAGGAWVKYNRVEFHQGVQTVRLRIQAKDAGKLALRSGKEDGQVMAEIGYSESEDWTVVQGKVKGNPSGIHDLVLVNENGKRVAVDWINFE is encoded by the coding sequence TGGGCAGGTACTGCACTGGCCCAAAACCCGCTGGTAAGGGATCAGTTTACAGCAGACCCATCGGCCATGGTGGTCGGTGACAGGGTGTATGTCTATCCTTCGCATGATATCTATTGTGCCGAAAATAATGGAAGGGAAAATTGGTTTTGTATGCAGGATTACCATGTTTTTTCCTCCGAAAACCTCACCGAATGGACCGATCACGGAGCGATCCTCCATCAGGAAGATGTTCCTTGGGGCAATCCCACCGCCAACAGCATGTGGGCACCGGACTGTATAGAAAGGAACGGCAAGTACTATTTTTATTTTCCCGACCACGGCAAAGATTCCAGCATCAATGGTAAAGGCTTTACCATAGGAGTGGCCGTGGCCGACCATCCCGAAGGGCCTTTCGTTCCCGAGCCCCAGCCTATTAAGGGAGTAAAGGGGATAGACCCTAATGTGTTTATTGATGATGATGGCCAAGCCTATCTCTATTGGTCACAAGAGCATATTTATGGTGCTAAACTCAAGGGAAACATGCTCGAACTGGCAGGGGATCCGGTGATCTTAAAGGAGCTTCCGAGCGAAGGATTGAAAGAAGGCCCTTATATGTTTAAAAAAGATGGTGCTTATTACCTGACCTATCCCCATGTGGCCAATAAAACTGAGCGATTGGAGTATGCAGTCGGCAAGAGCCCTCTGGGACCTTTTGATTTTAAAGGCGTTATCATGGATGAATCCCCCACGGGCTGCTGGACCAATCACCATTCGATCATACAGTTCAAGGGGCAGCACTATTTATTTTATCATCACAATGATTATTCGCCGGGATTTGATAAAAACCGCTCCATTAGGGCGGACAGCCTTTTTTTTGAAAATGATGAAAGCATCCGAAAAGTGGTGCCGACCCTTCGGGGAATTGGGTTGACCCAAATGACCGATCACATTCAAATGGACAGGCACAGTGCACTTGGAGAACAGGGAGCTTCCATAGCCTTTTTGGACCCATCACAGCCTTTTATGGGATGGAAAGTTACTTTGGCAGGTGGAGCTTGGGTGAAGTATAACCGTGTCGAATTCCATCAAGGTGTCCAAACGGTACGCCTCCGCATCCAAGCCAAGGATGCGGGAAAATTGGCATTGCGATCAGGAAAGGAGGATGGACAGGTCATGGCGGAGATCGGATATTCGGAGAGTGAGGACTGGACAGTAGTCCAAGGAAAAGTCAAAGGAAACCCTTCCGGCATCCATGACCTCGTATTGGTGAATGAAAATGGAAAAAGGGTGGCGGTCGATTGGATCAATTTTGAGTAA
- a CDS encoding glucuronyl esterase domain-containing protein, with amino-acid sequence MNKKPLSIHNWGTTAEVLVLLCLLLLFDIKVQAQGVNRDSLNRVTQQDYDDMKQKLGLKAAMRPGPSGNTSAPNAANTDEPKVRSYSLPDPLITNDGKKVTSKGVWEEERRSQVVLDLETEMYGTLPANLPAVTWQVVSEKDTTIANFAVTERLLVGKVDNSSYADIDVQIELLVGIPSAVTVDVPLVMEFGFIRWPFGNPSAEPASYFMSPYEPRWKQQLLAKGWGYAVLVPSSIQPDHGAGLRTGIIGLANKGEFRAPEQWGVLRAWAWGASRAMDYFESDPNVDASRIGIEGTSRYGKAALVTMAFDERFSLGFIGSSGAGGASILRRNFGEQIENLASSAEYHWFCGNFLKYASDLTVDDLPVDAHSLVALCAPRSVFISVGSPFIEGQWVDAKGMFLGGVHASAVYELLGKKGLGTSEFPKMGTALTSGEVAFRQHAGGHSTGPNWSTWIAWASRYWGH; translated from the coding sequence ATGAACAAGAAGCCTTTATCTATACATAATTGGGGGACTACAGCCGAAGTACTCGTTCTTTTGTGTTTACTTTTATTATTTGACATAAAAGTTCAAGCTCAGGGAGTAAACCGTGATAGCCTCAACCGCGTGACCCAGCAAGACTACGATGACATGAAACAAAAGCTGGGACTAAAAGCAGCCATGCGCCCAGGCCCTTCTGGAAATACTTCCGCACCTAATGCCGCCAATACTGATGAACCAAAAGTGAGGAGCTATTCCTTGCCTGATCCACTTATTACAAACGACGGAAAAAAAGTCACGTCAAAAGGGGTTTGGGAGGAAGAAAGAAGGTCTCAAGTCGTACTGGACTTAGAAACCGAAATGTATGGGACATTGCCCGCCAATTTACCTGCTGTGACCTGGCAGGTAGTTTCCGAGAAAGATACCACAATTGCAAATTTTGCGGTGACCGAAAGATTATTGGTCGGGAAAGTGGACAATTCTTCCTATGCCGATATTGATGTACAAATTGAGTTGCTCGTGGGAATACCTTCTGCAGTAACAGTGGACGTTCCGTTGGTCATGGAATTTGGATTCATCCGATGGCCATTTGGCAATCCTTCAGCGGAGCCCGCCAGTTATTTCATGTCCCCTTACGAACCCCGTTGGAAACAGCAATTGCTGGCTAAAGGATGGGGATACGCCGTATTGGTTCCTTCAAGCATCCAACCGGATCATGGTGCTGGATTGAGAACTGGAATTATCGGATTGGCCAATAAAGGGGAATTCAGGGCACCGGAACAATGGGGAGTACTTCGTGCTTGGGCATGGGGAGCCAGTCGGGCGATGGATTATTTTGAAAGCGACCCAAATGTGGATGCTTCTAGGATTGGCATTGAAGGTACATCTCGGTACGGAAAAGCAGCCTTGGTCACGATGGCCTTTGATGAACGGTTTTCACTTGGATTTATAGGTTCCTCTGGTGCTGGGGGAGCTTCCATATTGAGGAGAAATTTTGGAGAACAGATAGAAAACTTGGCTTCTTCAGCCGAATACCATTGGTTTTGCGGAAATTTCTTGAAATACGCCAGTGACCTTACCGTAGATGATTTGCCGGTGGATGCGCATTCCCTTGTGGCACTTTGTGCACCTAGGTCTGTTTTTATAAGCGTTGGCTCGCCTTTTATAGAAGGGCAATGGGTAGATGCAAAAGGGATGTTTTTGGGAGGAGTCCATGCAAGTGCAGTGTATGAACTTTTGGGCAAGAAAGGGCTTGGAACTTCGGAATTCCCGAAAATGGGCACTGCCTTGACCAGTGGAGAAGTAGCCTTCAGGCAGCACGCAGGCGGCCATTCCACTGGCCCAAATTGGAGTACTTGGATTGCTTGGGCCTCCCGGTATTGGGGCCATTGA
- a CDS encoding sialate O-acetylesterase, giving the protein MKPILGKFLLIVVILALGHSGQAQDKNFYVFLAFGQSNMEGAAKSEGQDAQVDRRFQVLQAIDCPDLKREKGNWYPAVPPLTRCHTGLTPVDYFGRTLVETLPDSIRVGVINVSVGGCKIELFEKDSYKSYVETAPDWMINMINAYDGNPYQHLVALAKTAQKDGVIRGILLHQGESNTGDQQWPKKVKGVYENLLSELGLAAEEVPLLAGEMVSAAQGGKCASMNAILATLPEVIPSAHVISSEDCEAVSDGLHFSAAGYRKLGRRYGNQMLSILGY; this is encoded by the coding sequence ATGAAACCGATATTGGGAAAATTCTTATTGATAGTGGTCATTTTGGCCTTAGGACATTCAGGACAAGCGCAGGACAAGAACTTTTATGTTTTTCTTGCTTTTGGCCAGTCCAATATGGAAGGAGCAGCAAAATCTGAAGGACAAGATGCCCAGGTGGACCGAAGATTTCAGGTGCTGCAAGCGATCGATTGTCCAGACTTGAAACGAGAAAAGGGCAATTGGTACCCTGCAGTACCACCCTTGACCAGGTGTCACACTGGACTGACGCCAGTGGATTATTTTGGAAGAACCTTGGTGGAAACGTTACCGGACAGTATCCGGGTAGGCGTGATCAATGTATCGGTGGGAGGTTGTAAAATTGAACTTTTCGAAAAGGATAGCTACAAGAGCTACGTGGAAACAGCTCCTGACTGGATGATCAATATGATCAATGCCTATGATGGAAACCCTTATCAACACCTAGTAGCACTTGCAAAAACAGCCCAAAAGGATGGGGTCATTCGGGGGATATTGCTTCATCAAGGAGAATCCAACACGGGGGACCAGCAATGGCCCAAAAAGGTGAAGGGGGTGTATGAAAACCTGCTTTCAGAACTGGGCTTGGCCGCAGAAGAGGTTCCTTTACTTGCGGGGGAAATGGTCAGTGCGGCACAAGGAGGGAAGTGTGCCAGTATGAACGCCATATTGGCTACTTTGCCTGAGGTCATTCCCTCGGCACATGTGATTTCTTCGGAAGATTGTGAGGCCGTTTCAGACGGACTGCATTTTTCAGCAGCAGGATATCGAAAACTTGGTAGGCGATATGGAAACCAAATGCTTTCAATTTTAGGATATTAA
- a CDS encoding alpha/beta hydrolase, which translates to MKKTAYLLIIFLLGAVGGYAQQLEKEAPEGFDQVRETIAHGHLDTVEYHSKTVGTARKAVVYTPPNYNEDKKYPVLYLLHGIGGDETEWIRGGQPQVIMDNLYAAGKAEPMIIVMPNGRAMKDDRATGNIMAKDKVEAFATFEDDLLHDLIPFVEETYPVLVDREHRAIAGLSMGGGQTLNFGLGNLGEFAWVGSFSAAPNTKSPEELVPDPTTTKEQLKLLWISCGDQDGLLGFSQRTHEYLAINDVPHIYYIEEGGHDFKVWKNGLYMFSKLLFKQVDQSKFDQYSPLGVPAETNARGAKYPQNSKTISSPDGNLEVIVSFNKGMAQYTVRYQDKAMLENSPLGLVTNEGGFASNVKGIPVNTAC; encoded by the coding sequence ATGAAAAAAACAGCCTATTTATTGATCATTTTCTTGTTGGGTGCAGTTGGTGGATACGCTCAGCAATTGGAAAAAGAAGCTCCCGAAGGTTTTGACCAAGTGCGAGAGACGATTGCCCATGGTCACCTAGATACAGTGGAGTATCACTCAAAGACAGTGGGCACTGCCCGTAAGGCGGTGGTTTACACTCCGCCAAACTATAACGAGGATAAAAAATACCCGGTGCTTTATTTGTTGCATGGAATTGGAGGAGATGAAACAGAATGGATTAGGGGCGGGCAGCCACAAGTGATCATGGACAATCTCTATGCAGCAGGAAAGGCTGAACCCATGATCATCGTCATGCCCAATGGCCGTGCCATGAAGGATGATCGTGCCACGGGAAACATTATGGCCAAGGATAAGGTGGAGGCCTTTGCGACATTTGAAGATGACCTGCTTCATGACCTGATCCCTTTTGTGGAGGAAACTTATCCTGTTTTGGTGGACCGTGAGCATCGGGCTATCGCTGGGCTATCCATGGGAGGAGGCCAAACCCTGAATTTTGGCTTGGGTAACTTGGGGGAATTTGCCTGGGTGGGCAGCTTTTCGGCCGCCCCCAATACCAAAAGCCCGGAAGAGTTGGTTCCTGACCCCACCACAACTAAGGAGCAGCTAAAATTGCTGTGGATCTCATGCGGTGACCAAGACGGTTTACTCGGCTTCAGCCAGCGCACCCATGAGTATTTGGCCATCAATGATGTGCCCCACATCTATTATATCGAAGAAGGCGGCCATGATTTTAAGGTATGGAAGAACGGCCTTTATATGTTTTCCAAGCTTTTGTTCAAGCAGGTAGACCAATCAAAATTCGACCAGTACAGTCCATTGGGAGTACCTGCGGAGACCAACGCAAGAGGAGCGAAATACCCACAAAATTCCAAGACCATTTCCAGCCCTGACGGCAATCTTGAAGTAATCGTGTCCTTCAACAAAGGCATGGCCCAATATACGGTTCGTTATCAGGATAAAGCAATGCTGGAGAATTCCCCTTTGGGACTGGTGACCAATGAGGGGGGATTTGCCTCCAATGTCAAGGGTATCCCGGTAAATACAGCCTGCTAG